Proteins encoded by one window of Micromonospora coxensis:
- the hutH gene encoding histidine ammonia-lyase, which translates to MSTVMIQPTGISPADVLAVARGAAKVVLDPAAVEAMVASRSIVDGIEAAGRPVYGVSTGFGALANTFVAPGRRAELQHALIRSHAAGVGAPMPREVVRAMMLLRVRSLALGRSGVRPLVAEALVDLLNHQVTPWVPEHGSLGASGDLAPLAHCALVLLGEGWVLGPAGERVPAAEALRRVGLAPIELAAKEGLALINGTDGMLGMLLLAIHDARHLFTMADVTAALAIEAMLGSERPFLPELHAIRPHPGQAASAANIHRLLQDSRVMDSHRDDLAHAVQDAYSMRCAPQVAGAARDTLDFAATVAGRELLSVVDNPVVLPDGRVESTGNFHGAPLGFAADYLAIAAAEVGAIAERRVDRLLDVARNRDLPAFLSPDAGVNSGLMIAQYTAAGIVAENRRLAAPASVDSLPTSGMQEDHVSMGWAATKKLRTVLDNLTTVLAVELLSAVRGLQLRAPLVPSPAGRAAVAALGGAAGEPGPDVFLAPVMEAARTVLAGPELRAAIEREVGPLA; encoded by the coding sequence CAGCCGGTCCATCGTGGACGGCATCGAGGCCGCCGGCCGGCCCGTGTACGGCGTCTCCACCGGCTTCGGGGCGCTGGCCAACACGTTCGTCGCCCCCGGGCGGCGGGCCGAACTCCAGCACGCGCTGATCCGCTCGCACGCCGCCGGGGTGGGCGCGCCGATGCCCCGCGAGGTGGTCCGGGCGATGATGCTGCTGCGGGTACGCTCGCTGGCCCTCGGCCGCTCCGGGGTCCGCCCGCTGGTCGCCGAGGCCCTGGTCGACCTGCTCAACCATCAGGTCACCCCGTGGGTGCCGGAGCACGGCTCACTCGGCGCCTCGGGCGACCTGGCGCCGCTGGCGCACTGCGCGTTGGTGCTGCTCGGCGAGGGTTGGGTGCTCGGCCCGGCCGGTGAGCGTGTCCCCGCCGCCGAGGCGCTGCGCCGGGTCGGGCTCGCCCCGATCGAACTGGCCGCGAAGGAAGGGCTCGCGCTGATCAACGGCACCGACGGCATGCTCGGCATGCTGCTGCTGGCGATCCACGACGCCCGGCACCTGTTCACCATGGCCGACGTGACCGCCGCCCTCGCGATCGAGGCGATGCTCGGCTCGGAACGGCCGTTCCTGCCGGAGCTGCACGCCATCCGGCCGCACCCCGGCCAGGCCGCGTCGGCGGCGAACATCCACCGGCTGCTGCAGGACTCCCGGGTGATGGACTCGCACCGCGACGACCTGGCCCACGCCGTGCAGGACGCGTACTCGATGCGCTGCGCGCCGCAGGTGGCCGGCGCGGCCCGGGACACCCTCGACTTCGCCGCGACCGTCGCCGGGCGGGAGCTGCTGTCGGTGGTCGACAACCCGGTGGTGCTGCCGGACGGACGGGTCGAGTCGACCGGCAACTTCCACGGCGCGCCGCTCGGCTTCGCCGCCGACTACCTGGCCATCGCCGCCGCGGAGGTGGGCGCGATCGCCGAGCGACGGGTCGACCGGCTGCTCGACGTGGCCCGCAACCGGGACTTGCCGGCGTTCCTCTCCCCCGACGCCGGGGTCAACTCCGGCCTGATGATCGCCCAGTACACGGCGGCCGGGATCGTCGCGGAGAACCGCCGGCTGGCCGCGCCCGCCTCGGTCGACTCGCTGCCCACCAGCGGCATGCAGGAGGACCACGTCTCGATGGGCTGGGCGGCGACCAAGAAGCTGCGCACCGTGCTGGACAACCTGACCACGGTGCTCGCGGTGGAGCTGCTGTCCGCCGTACGCGGGTTGCAGCTGCGCGCGCCGCTGGTGCCGTCCCCGGCCGGGCGGGCCGCCGTGGCGGCGCTGGGCGGCGCCGCCGGGGAGCCCGGGCCGGACGTCTTCCTCGCCCCGGTGATGGAGGCCGCCCGGACGGTGCTGGCCGGTCCGGAGCTGCGGGCCGCCATCGAGCGGGAGGTGGGCCCGCTCGCCTGA
- a CDS encoding AEC family transporter, which yields MPGVLTGFAVIGAVVAVGWLLGRRDVLGPQASTVLSRVAFFVATPALLFTTVARADVLAAVSSALLVTVLSTAVVATVFVLVVRLRWRRSAAETTIGVLASSYVNAANIGIPVAVYVLGDASIVAPVLMFQLVVMAPLAFAVLETSTGGRMPPLRAVTRPLGNPVTVACALGVAVNLTGWYPPEAVLRPVELVAAMAVPAALLAYGLSLHGAPMPGSGDTGPDVRLAVLLKTVAQPTVAYLIARFALALPHPLVLACTVTAALPTAQNVFVYAVRYGRGVVLARDAVLLSTVVAVPVLLGVALLGS from the coding sequence GTGCCGGGTGTCCTGACGGGCTTCGCCGTCATCGGGGCCGTGGTCGCCGTCGGCTGGCTGCTCGGCCGGCGCGACGTCCTCGGCCCGCAGGCGTCGACGGTGCTGTCCCGGGTGGCGTTCTTCGTGGCCACCCCGGCGCTGCTGTTCACCACCGTGGCGCGGGCCGACGTGCTCGCGGCCGTCTCGTCCGCCCTGCTCGTGACGGTGCTCAGCACCGCCGTCGTGGCGACCGTCTTCGTGCTCGTGGTGCGCCTGCGGTGGCGCCGCTCCGCCGCCGAGACCACCATCGGGGTGCTCGCCTCGTCGTACGTGAACGCGGCGAACATCGGCATCCCGGTCGCCGTGTACGTCCTCGGCGACGCCTCGATCGTCGCGCCCGTGCTGATGTTCCAGCTGGTGGTGATGGCGCCGCTGGCCTTCGCCGTGCTGGAGACGAGCACCGGCGGGCGGATGCCGCCGCTGCGGGCGGTGACCCGGCCACTGGGCAATCCGGTCACCGTCGCCTGCGCCCTGGGCGTGGCGGTCAACCTGACCGGCTGGTACCCGCCGGAGGCGGTGCTGCGGCCGGTCGAACTGGTGGCCGCGATGGCCGTGCCCGCCGCCCTGCTCGCGTACGGGCTGTCGCTGCACGGGGCGCCGATGCCCGGCTCGGGCGACACCGGCCCGGACGTCCGGCTGGCGGTGCTGCTCAAGACCGTCGCCCAGCCCACCGTCGCGTACCTGATCGCCCGGTTCGCCCTGGCGCTGCCGCACCCGCTCGTGCTGGCCTGCACCGTCACCGCCGCGCTGCCGACCGCGCAGAACGTCTTCGTCTACGCGGTCCGCTACGGCCGGGGCGTGGTGCTGGCCCGGGACGCGGTGCTGCTGTCCACCGTGGTGGCGGTGCCGGTGCTGCTCGGCGTGGCGCTGCTCGGCAGCTGA
- a CDS encoding DUF6891 domain-containing protein, which produces MNGDHEQLVGIVREHVRLHVALAEQPAAAIVAATVEHLGDEDDPERVEATAWPVVVEELTAHLTAQTGWPESTDSDRLTAAFRALDAVGIVARENFACCQNCGLGEIGAEVPQGRGVRGYAFYHQQDAEHAVEGDALHVAYGSFEGPPTVELGEEVAAALRAEGLTVDWAGDPNTRIRVPMSWRRRRVGRLAALPATVRDDLAVDVEVLDGWRGLHAPADGPTSAARLAGLHLPWLPAGARLRLTHAAASVVVRREGDALVGAYRDGGEARVGRYDGVELTRRLVDLPDGGDRIPGPAGFLEVTCQHSAGFEEDVPLDTAETLHLLRRMRPLSRDFLTCVGRSGDCVQTAWEPDGLWVERLDTSTATSVGRYATLAEVERVLTVLAGEDRSIVDELGGLETRRW; this is translated from the coding sequence GTGAATGGAGATCACGAACAGCTGGTCGGGATCGTTCGGGAGCACGTCCGGCTGCACGTCGCCCTCGCGGAGCAGCCGGCCGCCGCGATCGTCGCCGCCACGGTGGAGCACCTGGGCGACGAGGACGATCCGGAGCGGGTCGAGGCGACCGCCTGGCCCGTCGTGGTCGAGGAGCTGACCGCCCACCTCACCGCGCAGACGGGGTGGCCGGAGTCGACCGACAGCGACCGGCTCACCGCCGCGTTCCGGGCGCTCGACGCCGTTGGCATCGTGGCCCGGGAGAACTTCGCCTGCTGCCAGAACTGCGGGCTCGGCGAGATCGGCGCGGAGGTGCCGCAGGGCCGCGGCGTCCGGGGTTACGCCTTCTACCACCAGCAGGACGCCGAGCACGCGGTGGAGGGCGACGCCCTGCACGTGGCGTACGGGTCGTTCGAGGGGCCGCCGACTGTCGAGCTCGGCGAGGAGGTGGCAGCAGCACTGCGGGCCGAGGGCCTGACGGTGGACTGGGCCGGGGACCCGAACACCCGGATCCGGGTGCCCATGTCCTGGCGACGTCGCCGGGTCGGCCGGCTCGCCGCGCTGCCCGCCACGGTTCGCGACGACCTCGCCGTGGACGTGGAGGTGCTCGACGGATGGCGCGGCCTGCACGCGCCGGCCGACGGCCCGACGTCGGCCGCCCGTCTCGCAGGTCTGCACCTGCCGTGGCTGCCGGCCGGCGCCCGGCTCCGTCTGACCCACGCAGCCGCCTCCGTGGTCGTCCGGCGGGAGGGGGACGCCCTCGTCGGCGCGTACCGGGACGGCGGCGAGGCGCGCGTGGGCCGGTACGACGGCGTGGAGCTGACGCGCCGGCTGGTCGACCTGCCGGATGGCGGCGACCGGATCCCCGGGCCGGCGGGCTTCCTGGAGGTGACCTGCCAGCACTCGGCGGGCTTCGAGGAGGACGTGCCGCTGGACACGGCCGAGACGCTGCACCTGCTGCGCCGGATGCGCCCGCTCAGTCGGGACTTCCTCACCTGCGTCGGCCGCTCGGGTGACTGCGTGCAGACGGCCTGGGAACCGGACGGCCTCTGGGTGGAGCGCCTGGACACCTCGACGGCCACGTCCGTCGGACGGTACGCCACCCTGGCCGAGGTCGAACGGGTGCTCACCGTCCTCGCCGGCGAGGACAGGTCGATCGTCGACGAGTTGGGCGGCCTGGAGACCCGCCGCTGGTGA